TGGGTGAGGACAAGACACTGTCCAAAAGCCAGCCAACCCATACTGCCCTGAAATGGATGCTGACAATTCTAAAATAACCCCTCTGCCCTTCCAAGCCCTGGTGTTGGTTTCACACAAGCTTCTACCAGGGAAGGAATTCTTGTAAAGCTTGTCCTTTGAGCCTGTGATGGAGCAGTGTCCCAGGACAACTAACACCTGTCTAATAAATGGCCCTGGTGCTGAGCGTGGGGACTGCATCATCATGTGTCCCCATTGGGTTAAGCAGAACAAGGCTTCATTGCTCAAAGCTGAGGAAGCCCACCACCCACCCCGTTACCGCAGCATGGCCTTGTCCCCAGCCCAACTAGAAAGCGACAAATGACAAGCAGCATTATTtatggtgaaaaaaaaagtatatatttagaaTTAGCCATCTGGACTCAGTTTAGATGATCccaatctgaaaaacaaaacaaaagggagcTGAATTACTGGAGCTGAATTCCTTAAGTGTGCAGGGAGGACAGAACAGGGGAGGGTGGGGCTTGTAGGGAGTAGTCAGATTCGGTATCGATGCAGCATCCTAACAGAAATGATCATCTTTACCTTGTTGGCAACATCTAGGGCATCATAATCAGGAGCCAAGCGAACATATGCCTTCTTCTCTCCGTCGGGCCTGTGTGTGAGAAGGAAGCCTCAGAGTTGGATGCTCACAACCCCTGGCCTTCCCACATCACTCCAAATCCCTCTGAAGCATCAGTGGTTCCTTTGTTGTTGTCATTCTTTTCCAAACATTGAGTTTTCCATCATCTGCACAGAGCAGGCTGTGCCACCATAAAACCATGGCACGTTTAAGTAAAGGCCTACAAGCTTTCTGATCTCTGCCTGGTCCCACTCACCTTATCAGGGTATTGACTTTGGCCACATCAATGTCATAGAGTTTCTTGACAGCCTGTTTGATCTGATGCTTGTTGGCCTTGACATCCACAATGAACACTAGAGTGTTGTTGTCCTCTATCTTCTTCATGGCTGACTCTGTGGTCAGTGGGAATTTGATGATAGCATAGTGGTCAAGCctagggagagatgggagagggaaatGGGGTAAGCTGTCCTGGTGCCAGCATCCAACACATGGTTTCCTTTAGAACAAGACTAGGAAAGAACAAGTGCATCAGACAATAGGATCACAGTCATCTTTATCAGACTTTGGTCGCTAAATAATGTCATCACATGCACCTGAACCATAATGGGCTCAATTTCCCATTTAAGAGTCAAatcctagccgggcagtggtggcacacacctttaatcccagctctcgggaggcagaggcaggcggatttctgagttggaggccagcctggtctacaaattgagttccaggacagccagggctacacagagaaaccctgtcttggaaaaaaaaaaaagagtcaagtcCTGTGTATTCTCTTGACTAAAGAATCAAGTTTAATTCATGCATTTATCCACTGAAGTTCCACATTTACTATGAGACCAGATCAAATAAATAACTAAAGAGAAAATTGTGCTCAACTGCTAGAGGTTGACTACACTCCAGGactattctttgagacagggtctcacaatacAGCACAAGCTAGCCAAGAGCCACACTCACTCACACCCACACCTCTGGTCTGAGACATGGTCCCCAAAATGACCTTGGACTTCAGATTCTCTAGCCTCCACCGCCCAGCATTACAGGATAACCACCAAGAAGCCTACTGCAACTCTAAAATTGGCCTTGAGCAGTTGGGAGGCAACTTTTCCTTGAGATTCTGAAAAGCCAAGTCTTTTACTTATGCAACTGCCAACTAATGACTCAAAAATTTCTAGGTACAGAgttgggaggtggtggcgcatgccttttatcccagcaatcaggaggcagacaagatttcttagttcgaggccagcctggtttagagtgagttccagaatagccagggctacacagagaaaccctgtctcaaaaacaaacaaaacaaaacacaaattctAGGTACAAGTAGGCAATGAAGTGTGTCTGCTAAGTACTTCCCCCATAGACAAAACACTTTTCAGTAAGCACATTCTCCCAAACTTGGCTTTGAGTAGTGTCAGAATTTTATCAATTAAGTGttttttcaggctggagagatggctcaactgttgagaacactgactgctcttccagaggtcctgagttcaattcccagcaaccacatggtggctcaaaaccgcctgtaatgggatctgatggacccttctagtgtatctgaagacagctgcagtgtactcatgtaaataaaacaaatctttaaaaaaaaagtgtatttcaTAACACCATTCGAAGGCCATCACTCCCAATGCTACAACTTAACCCAATCAATCAACACCATTCTCAAGTGTTCCACCAAGCCCCCTGTCAATTGGAACCAAGGTAAGCAACATGTCTATTGAAGTCAACTTTCAAACATTGACTAGACATAAATAACTTATAAAGGCCTCACACTTCCACACCAGCTCCTTCGACAATTGTGTTTTATAAGGGAAGATATTGGGTGGGGAGTAAATTAGGAActccttttttccctccaatATTTTACTACGTATTTacatccccaaagtcccctacaccctccccccattAGGAACTCCAAATGCCCTACTACAATGCACTAGCTGCGTCCGGCATCCGTACGTACTTGTTTCTCCTGGGCGCACTCTTTCGAGGATATTTTGGCTGCCTCCGGAGCCGCAGGGTCTTGGGCCGCCGGAAGGTGGGTGACGTTCGGATCTTCTTCTTTTTGTGGCTGTGGACGCCTTTCAGCACGGCCTTCTTAGCTTTCAAGGCCTTCGCTTTGGCTTCGGCTTTGGGAGGGGCAGGAGCTGGGTGAGAAGGACAATTAAAATGAAGAGTGTGACATTCGTAAAGTGACCCCTTCCGCCGGTCCTGTCAGCACGTGCATCAGTGGTTCCTTTGAAGACATCACAGGTCTCAGGAGACTTTAGATTTTTCTCCATCATATGCACGATCCCGCAGGCAAAGAGAATTAACCCCTTGTGCCATCACGTGGGTGCGTATAACCCCCATTTAACGTGGGAAAGGGCGAATAAGGACTCCTTTTAGTCCCTTGTAGGTTTGGAATCACGGAGCGCCACCCCGTGGATGTTAAGAAGCTTCCCAAAGTCAAATGCTTGGCCGTCAGGGCCGGCTGCCGGCGCAGTGGCTTTGCCAACCCCCTTCAATGTACTCAGCCCATGCGGCGTGGCCCACGCGGTCCTCACACCCGGCAGTGGAGCCTAGTCGCGATAGTAGCCACAGAATAAGCCCCCCATGGCTTAGGCGGGCATTCGTCTTCCCCGCGAGTTCGCTCTGCGGGTATCCGAGGCGGACCTGACAGACTCCCATGCCGCCACATACCTTCCTTCTTCGCTTTCGGCGCCATCTTGGCGAAAAGGATGGCCCAGCCTAATTCCGATGAGCTTATAAAATGAAGTCTCATACAAGTCTCGCGATAGCTGATACATAGCACTGATTGGATAAACAGTAGTAAGGGGCTGTCTGGGAATTGTAGTTCCATTGCATTACGAGCGTGGGGGACCAATCATGCGCCACCTTTCccggtgagccatctcaccagcccaggttttgactttttgtttgtttgttttttctaaaggtttatttactttatctatgtgagtacactgtagctgtacagatggttatgagccttcttgtggttgttgggatttttgttttgtttttcgagacagagtttctctgtgtagccctggctgtcttggaactcactttgtagaccaggctcgcctcaaactcagaaatccacctgcctctgcctccagagtgctgggattaaaggcgtgcgccaccactgcccagcgtgaATTGCATTTTTGGGACGTCTTCTCACTCTGGTCGGCCCTGTTTGCTTTCCgagccaaagatttattttatttatcattatacataagtatactatagctgtcctcagttgctccagaagagggtgtcaggtctcattatgggtggttgtgagctaccatgtggttgctgggatttaaactcaagagcttcagaagagcagccagtgttcttacccTAGAACTCTGtaggttctggttttgttttgttctggtttgtttccttttgagttgttcttttggagacagggtttctctttgtaacagttctggctgtcctggaactcactctgtagaccaggctggcctcgaactcagaaatccgcctgcctctgcctctgcctcccaagtgctgggattaaaggcctacaccaccatgcccagcccaaatATGGATTATACACACCTTTATTCTCAGCAGTTCAAGCCCAGgttggtctacatggcaagttccaggacagccaaagctacatagagagatcctgttccaaaaacaaaacaagggctggtgagatggctcagcgggtaagagcacctgactgctcttctgaaggtctggagtttaaatcccagcaaccacatggtggctcacaaccatccttaacaagatctgactccctcttctggagtgtccgaagacagctacagtgtacttacatataataaataaataaatcttaaaaaaaaaaacaaaaacaaacaagcaaacacaaaacccatggaaaatattttttagctgtttttttcgagacagggtttctcagtatagccctggttgtcctggaactcactttgtagaccaggctggcctcgaacttagaaatcacCTGCCACctgggtgtggtgtcacatgcctttaatcccagcactagggaggccgGAAGATTGACacaaagtcaaggccagcctgtggtaCACAATAAATTCCAGATCAGCCagcactacatagtgagtttgtcACAAAGAGATAATAAACAAGATACAAACAGAATGCAGTTTGCCTAAGTAGTGGAGATTAAAGGGAAGCTGTACAATGTTAGGACAGGAttttctccaacttctccatATGACACCTGTGGGAGACGGAGGTTGTAGAACTGAATCCAAAGTAGTCATCACTACGGTGATGTTATTACCACAGTGATTTGGTGGCAACAAAAATGTCCAcggtaaggggctggagagatggcttagttgttaagagcactgactgctctcccaaaggtcctgagttcaaatcccaactatcatgtggtggttcacaaccatcagtaatgagatctgactccctcttctggagtgtctgaagacagctacagtgtactcacatataataaatagttctttttaaaaaaaagtgtgagaTGGGAAAGAAATCCAGAAGACCTACAaaagagctacacacacacacagggggttAGGGGGAGGCATAGAGAGTTTTCCAAacaaattttatagaaaaaattggggggggggggNGGGCAGGCAGTGATGaattatgcctttaatcccagcacttgggaggcagaggcaggaaaaatctaagtttgaggccagactgatctacaaagcaagttccaggatagccaggggtacacagagaaaccaagtcaacaacagcaacaaaaagattttacttttttaaatgtatgtgtgtgcatgtgtgtgcatgtaggtaaCCACAGAAGCCAGGTTTGTGATACCTGAAGCTGGAGTTCCGGGTGGTCCTGAGTACATGTGAGTGCTGAGACATGAACTCAGGGCTTTCTCTCAGAACGCACACACACTGTCAACTGTTGAGTCAGACTACAGTgtctaatatttaaaatgattttattttatgggtatgagtgttttgcctgcatataactgtgtagcacatgcatgcttggggcaggaggagatgagaagagTGTGtccaatcccctggaactgggggtACAGCAGAAACCCAGatctctataagagcagcaagtgttcttaactcttgaactgtctctccagaccTAATcattgttctcctcctcctcctctccttcctcctcccctctctcccaacACTGCTCTGGATTGCCCGGAGCACTTTAAGTGAatcaagttggcttcaaactcacaaaggtctaactgcctctgccttcaagtgcATGGGTAGGCCATCACacccagatttttttcctttttttttttttttNNNNNNNNNNNNNNNNNNNNNNNNNNNNNNNNNNNNNNNNNNNNNNNNNNNNNNNNNNNNNNNNNNNNNNNNNNNNNNNNNNNNNNNNNNNNNNNNNNNNNNNNNNNNNNNNNNNNNNNNNNNNNNNNNNNNNNNNNNNNNNNNNNNNNNNNNNNNNNNNNNNNNNNNNNNNNNNNNNNNNNNNNNNNNNNNNNNNNNNNNNNNNNNNNNNNNNNNNNNNNNNNNNNNNNNNNNNNNNNNNNNNNNNNNNNNNNNNNNNNNNNNNNNNNNNNNNNNNNNNNNNNNNNNNNNNNNNNNNNNNNNNNNNNNNNNNNNNNNNNNNNNNNNNNNNNNNNNNNNNNNNNNNNNNNNNNNNNNNNNNNNNNNNNNNNNNNNNNNNNNNNNNNNNNNNNNNNNNNNNNNNNNNNNNNNNNNNNNNNNNNNNNNNNNNNNNNNNNNNNNNNNNNNNNNNNNNNNNNNNNNNNNNNNNNNNNNNNNNNNNNNNNNNNNNNNNNNNNNNNNNNNNNNNNNNNNNNNNNNNNNNNNNNNNNNNNNNNNNNNNNNNNNNNNNNNNNNNNNNNNNNNNNNNNNNNNNNNNNNNNNNNNNNNNNNNNNNNNNNNNNNNNNNNNNNNNNNNNNNNNNNNNNNNNNNNNNNNNNNNNNNNNNNNNNNNNNNNNNNNNNNNNNNNNNNNNNNNNNNNNNNNNNacagagaaaccctgtctcgaaaaaccaaaataaataaataaataaataaaataaaagttcaccCGTATTAGAAGGAGGGTTCTGCAATCCCATAGTGGTGACCATGCCAAAAGAAGAAGTTTAACAGTCTACCTAACACTTCTTTATCTTTCACGGAAGGAAGCTCGACGGGAGAAGACAACAGATCTGGGACGTCTGGTCCTTGGTGGACGCCTCGTTCAGATCTTGACACCCCTGTTAGGAGCTCCCTCTCATCTCTCAGGGCAGAAGGGCGAGCAGGGGCAGACTCTATGAGTCATGTGCCAGGCCTGGAGTCGCGGAGGGAAGCACCGCCTCTCTTTGggccccttctctcccccttttcccctcgGCGGCTCTTGCCAGATGCTGCGCTACAATCACCGGTTCCCCATCACCAGTTCCGTTGGGTAAGGGGTCCCGAGGAAGACTCGGCTCCTAcagggagatggaggggagaaAGATTTAGGGGATCCCAGTCTGGAAAGGCTCCAGCCTGAGTGGAGGCAGTCCTGGCGTTGGGTAGGGCACTTGGAGCCCGGGCAGCGCgcgaggaggagaggagaggagggggttgGCGAGGGCCGCGCTGAGGGCGGCTGCAAACCCGGGAGCGATGGGGTGCGGGGCAGGGGGCGGCCCTTCTCCAGGAATTTCCGGGGATCGTGTTGCAACGCTCGCAGAGTGGGACGGCAGGCCTCGCTGCGCGTCCAGGGTTGTCGCCCCCTCCTCTCACCGGTCGCGGGCGTCGGCAGTGAGGCCCCTGCGCGCAGTGACCCCGTGTTGCGGGGCGGCCCCGCGCCCCCCAGGCCTCTCTGTTATGGTAGGGCCATCCCAGCCCCGAGTTGTCGTCGGGTCTCCGCGGCCCCGGGTTATCGTAGGAGCTATCCGACCCCGTGTCATTGTAGGGTCCGCGCGGGCCCGGACTCCCCGGGACTCGACTCCCCGCCCACAGCTAGCGGCCGGGGTATCTCCCCGCCCCCGAGTGGTCTTCGGGACGCCCCGGGCTCGGGTGATTGTGGGCTCTCCGAGACCCGGGGTGATTGTCTCGTCCCCTTGGCCCGCGGTGGTCGTAGCGTCTCCAAGGCCGAGGGCTCCCACAGGCTCTCCGTGGCCCCGGGTGATTGTCGGTACCCCGCGGCCGCGAATAATCGTCGGGTCCCCACGGGTCCCGGCCGCCGGGGCGGATCAGGCCTCTGCGCCTTCCCGGGGAGCCCCTCAAGGCCGCAGACAAGATGAACATTCTGGCGCCCGTGCGGAGGGACCGCGTCCTGGCGGAGCTGCCCCAGGTAGGCACCAGGGCCACGTCGGGCCTCTGGCTGTCGCTGAGTGTGGGCGGGGAGGTGGCGGCACCGGAGCAGTTGGATTGGGCCCAGCCCTGTCGCCCTGCGAGGCCCGCTCTTTCTGGGTGGTCcgcttcccaccccacccccaacccagggCTGCTTGGCTATGGCACAAAAGCTCCATTCTCACCATGTCCCTCTCAGTGCCTGAGGAAGGAGGCCGCTTTGCACGTGCGCAAAGACTTCCACCCCCGCGTCACTTGCGCCTGCCAGGAGCACCGGACAGGCACCGTGGGGTGAGTTAGGGACACCCCTAGCTAAAAAATTACTGAAGAAACTTTGAAGTCATTCACCCCTTTGAGGAGAGGCTGAATGGTTATGCCTCGGTTCTAATGTTCTCCCAGTTTCCTCCCATTGAGGTTATGAGCCTATGGAAAAGACGTCCAACAGGGAGGAGTCACACCACCCATAGAACCTCTAGTCGAGGACGGggtatctgagaggagggaggagagacagagacagagggagagatcACACTTGTCTAACATGTGCAGAGCCCTCCTAGGCCACCCCCAGCACTACACGACCTCCTCTCCCAACATGCCAGAGAAATAAGTCTGAAAGTCCCTAATGTTGAACACTGCATTCCAGGCTTCCAGGAAGGCCTGCCTATCTATGGCAATGTACCTTAGTTGATGTGGATTTTCTCTGTCCATCCACTCTTCTGTCTAACAGATTTAAGATATCCAAGGTCATCGTTGTGGGAGACCTATCTGTGGGGAAGACCTGTCTCATTAATAGGTAACAGGGTACTGGAGCTTGGCCGGGCAAAGACTCAGCGGGATCCGTTTTAACAGGGTAGGCGGGGCTACAGGCTACTTGGTGACTCCTTAGGTTCTGCAAAGACACTTTCGATAAGAATTACAAGGCTACCATCGGAGTGGACTTTGAGATGGAACGATTTGAAGTCATGGGTGTCCCCTTCAGTCTCCAACTGTGAGTGTCTCTTCCACTCCTTCCAGATAGCCTTGTCACCCCATTCTGCACACCCTATTATCTGGGTTCTACTCTCCTTTCTTCCAGCTGGGACACGGCTGGTCAAGAAAGGTTCAAGTGCATCGCTTCCACCTACTACCGAGGAGCTCAAGGTAAGGGATTTGGTTCTGGAATGCAGGCAGCCTAAGAGCGCACTGGTCGGTGTTCTAAGGAGAGGCGGTGGGCAGGGAAAAGGCCGAGGCATCCAGCCACCTTCCTGTCAGCCTGCAGCTGTTCCTGTCACTCTTTCAGCCATCATCATTGTCTTCAACCTGAATGATGTGGCATCCCTGGAACACACCAAGTATGTGAGGATGCCAGAACAGGATGGGAAAGGCCCCCGGAAGGGTTTAGAAAAGATGGTCAGGAAAAGAGAGTCTATCCAAGTGCCGTCTCTGTAGCTCAGCGGTAGAGACTTGCCAACAATGCACAGAAATCTGGGATGGGTCCTTTGGAGTAatggaagtggggggtgggggtggagggaaagcCAGAGCTAGTAACTGGACATGGGAAAGTCGGTGGACGGGGCCTGCCAGGCTCACTCAGTCCTTACTGCTATCCACCGTCCATCTGTGGCAGGCAGTGGCTCGCTGATGCCCTCAAGGAGAACGACCCTTCCAACGTGCTTCTCTTCCTTGTGGGTTCCAAGAAGGACCTGAGTGTGAGTGTGCCAGTGGAGGACCTTCCCACCTTGGTGAGGGGACCCACTCCCAGGTCTGACTCTGATTTTCCCACAGACTCCTGCTCAGTATTCCCTAATGGAGAAGGATGCCCTCAAGGTGGCCCAAGAGATTAAGGCCGAGTATTGGGCGGTGTCCTCCCTCACTGGTGAGTTGGGGGATCCAGCCTTCTGCCGTGCGTGCCTGcctacctctcctctccctcctgcatCTAAGCTGGGTCCGGTGTTCTATAGTGTCCCCCTGAGTTTTCTGCTCCTCGTGTCAGGTGAGAGCGTCCGGGAATTCTTCTTCCGTGTGGCAGCACTCACCTTTGAGGCCAATGTCCTGGCTGAGCTGGAGAAATCCGGGGCCCGGCACATTGGGGATGTTGTTCGTAAGTACTCACCTGGTTAACAGTGgcagagagcaggggtgggggtggggttaccTTCAATCCTTGGTTCGTATATTTCCCATCCTTTTTCAGGCATCAACAGTGATGACAAAAACCTGTACCTAACTGCCAGCAAGAAAAAGGCCACATGTTGTCCCTGAGCAGTGAACACTGTCCAGAGACTTCCTATTCCTGGGGTACCGTGCCACCTGCAACTGCTCCAGAACTCAACCCCTGGACATTTGCACTGACTTTTTCCAGACCAAAGAGCTATCCATTGATGTCAGTGCCCCCAGAGGGTGACTGGGACCATGCTAGTCATTTCCTGCCCCCAGGCACCATGCCAAAGACTGGATGACCCTCTGTTCCTCTGGGGCTCTCCAGGGTgcctgggggggggtgtcagtgcTCTTGCTGCttttgctcagcctgctgggcCTTTTATGTAAGAAAATGCTTAATGATTTTAGCCTTACACTGTGCCTTATGCATTAAAGTCCGttattagcattttctttctttttttaaagatttactttatgtatatgagtacactgtagctgtcttcagacacaccagaagagggcatcggatcccatagtagatggttgtgaggcaccatgtagttgctgggatttgaactcaggacctctacaagagcagtcagtgctcttaaccaccgagccatctctccattcccattATTAGTATTTTCTAGGCTGGAGTCCTTACTAGAGATAATAGGTGTAGAATGAGTAGGGACATGAAGTGATTTGGGAATTGGAGCCCCTATGGGGATTCTGTTCATTCCTGGCTCCTAAGTCAGGGCTCACACTGGCTGACATCTCAGAGATCAGGTTTTGGAGACCAACTCTATCTTCTAGATTCTCTGGGTTAAAATCTGAGTAGCTACCCTTTccttgctgttttctttcctctctgtctccctctccctttcttcttgaggtagggtctcttgtAAGCCAGCCTGACCTCAAAATTACCATGTATCTAAGTATTGTATGACAGTGTCCCTAGAGAGACAATCTATTTGTCCCAGATAGGGAACTGATGATAGACCAAAGGATACATATCATCTGAGTCCAACGTGGAGAACCAATGAGTTTAATTGGGTTACTTAC
This sequence is a window from Mus pahari chromosome 14, PAHARI_EIJ_v1.1, whole genome shotgun sequence. Protein-coding genes within it:
- the Rab34 gene encoding ras-related protein Rab-34, with amino-acid sequence MNILAPVRRDRVLAELPQCLRKEAALHVRKDFHPRVTCACQEHRTGTVGFKISKVIVVGDLSVGKTCLINRFCKDTFDKNYKATIGVDFEMERFEVMGVPFSLQLWDTAGQERFKCIASTYYRGAQAIIIVFNLNDVASLEHTKQWLADALKENDPSNVLLFLVGSKKDLSTPAQYSLMEKDALKVAQEIKAEYWAVSSLTGESVREFFFRVAALTFEANVLAELEKSGARHIGDVVRINSDDKNLYLTASKKKATCCP
- the Rpl23a gene encoding 60S ribosomal protein L23a, which codes for MAPKAKKEAPAPPKAEAKAKALKAKKAVLKGVHSHKKKKIRTSPTFRRPKTLRLRRQPKYPRKSAPRRNKLDHYAIIKFPLTTESAMKKIEDNNTLVFIVDVKANKHQIKQAVKKLYDIDVAKVNTLIRPDGEKKAYVRLAPDYDALDVANKIGII